One window from the genome of Ciconia boyciana chromosome 8, ASM3463844v1, whole genome shotgun sequence encodes:
- the RAMAC gene encoding RNA guanine-N7 methyltransferase activating subunit — MTSLVDMPLDYEKMFAHRFTSDDEEYQEYLKRPADPPPIVEEWRSRSGGNQRNRDRFQDGRYFRGDRYNWQGDYRSNQRPERSWGNNYQQHRQGQSYSSHYGQYGYNSYNPGPRYHPY; from the exons ATGACTTCCTTGGTTGACATGCCCCTGGATTATGAAAAGATGTTTGCTCATCGATTCACATCAGATGATGAAGAATACCAAGAATATCTGAAACGCCCTGCAGATCCTCCTCCTATAGTTGAAGAATGGAGAAGCAGATCTGGTGGCAACCAGAGAAACAGAGATCG gTTTCAAGATGGTAGATATTTTAGAGGGGACAGATACAACTGGCAAGGTGACTATAGATCTAATCAGAGGCCAGAAAGAAGTTGGGGTAATAACTACCAGCAGCACAGACAAGGACAATCGTACTCCTCCCACTATGGACAATATGGCTACAACTCCTACAACCCAGGGCCTCGTTACCATCCCTACTGA